A single window of Priestia filamentosa DNA harbors:
- a CDS encoding O-methyltransferase, which yields MLSHEINAYIENLVPKRDNLFLEMEQYALENHVPIMELVSIESLLQVLRLYQPKRILEIGTAIGYSSLRMAKELGAEVVTIERNEERYKQAQRFLAQSDQQENITLIFGDALEVVEKANAKAPYDVIFIDAAKGQYKRFFDAYTPMLSERGIVVSDNVLFKGYVTGEIQAETRRKRSLIKKINDYNEWLMGHSDFQTAILPIGDGIAISTQKR from the coding sequence GTGCTTTCTCATGAAATAAACGCTTATATTGAAAATCTAGTTCCAAAAAGAGATAATTTGTTCCTAGAAATGGAGCAGTACGCTTTAGAAAATCACGTTCCAATTATGGAGCTTGTTAGCATTGAGTCTCTTCTGCAAGTTTTACGCCTTTATCAGCCAAAACGCATTTTAGAAATTGGCACAGCAATTGGCTATTCGTCTTTAAGAATGGCAAAAGAGCTTGGAGCAGAGGTTGTAACAATAGAACGTAATGAAGAGCGATACAAGCAAGCACAGCGTTTTTTAGCTCAATCAGATCAACAAGAAAATATTACCCTTATCTTTGGTGATGCTTTAGAAGTTGTGGAAAAAGCAAACGCCAAAGCACCTTATGATGTCATTTTTATCGATGCGGCCAAAGGCCAATATAAGCGTTTCTTTGACGCTTATACACCAATGCTTTCTGAACGAGGGATTGTTGTCAGTGATAACGTGCTTTTTAAAGGGTATGTAACAGGAGAAATCCAAGCTGAAACACGTCGTAAGAGAAGTTTGATTAAGAAGATAAATGACTATAATGAATGGTTAATGGGTCATTCAGATTTCCAAACAGCAATATTACCAATTGGAGATGGAATCGCAATTAGTACACAAAAGAGGTGA
- a CDS encoding peptidase U32 family protein — MKKPEILLTPTCVGDIEKLALAGADAFLIGEARYGLRLAGEFKREDVVEAINVAHRLHKKVYVAMNAIFHNDKVDELKNYILFLQDAGVDAIVYGDPAVLMTAREVAPTITLHWSTETTGTNWYVCNYWGRKGSKRAVLARELNMDAIVEIKENADVEIEVQVHGMTCMFQSKRPLLGHYFLYQEKAMEIENRKDTKNMFLLDKERGNKYPIFEDENGTHIMSPNDVCIIDELEEMIDAGVDSFKIDGILKSIDYLIDVTKKYRQAIDLCVENREKYEDIKETLLEELEAIQPKNRMLDTGFFFKETVY; from the coding sequence GTGAAGAAACCGGAGATTTTACTTACTCCCACATGTGTTGGGGACATTGAGAAATTAGCTTTAGCAGGAGCGGATGCTTTTTTAATTGGGGAGGCTCGTTACGGTTTACGCTTAGCAGGAGAGTTTAAGCGTGAAGACGTTGTAGAAGCTATCAACGTTGCTCATCGGCTTCATAAGAAAGTGTACGTAGCTATGAATGCTATTTTTCATAACGACAAAGTAGATGAATTAAAAAACTATATTTTGTTTTTACAAGATGCAGGTGTTGATGCCATTGTTTATGGTGATCCAGCTGTCTTAATGACAGCACGTGAAGTAGCTCCAACTATAACTCTTCATTGGAGTACGGAAACAACAGGGACAAACTGGTACGTTTGTAACTATTGGGGACGCAAAGGCTCAAAACGTGCTGTTTTGGCACGCGAGCTAAACATGGATGCTATTGTGGAAATTAAAGAAAATGCAGATGTAGAAATCGAAGTTCAGGTTCATGGAATGACATGCATGTTCCAATCAAAACGCCCGCTTTTAGGTCACTATTTCTTGTATCAAGAAAAGGCGATGGAAATTGAAAATCGAAAAGATACTAAAAATATGTTTTTGTTAGATAAAGAACGTGGAAATAAGTATCCGATTTTTGAAGATGAAAATGGAACCCATATTATGAGTCCAAATGATGTTTGTATTATTGATGAACTTGAAGAAATGATAGATGCAGGCGTTGATTCGTTTAAAATTGACGGGATTTTAAAATCTATTGATTACCTTATAGACGTCACAAAGAAATATCGTCAAGCTATTGACTTATGCGTTGAAAATCGAGAGAAATATGAAGACATTAAGGAAACATTATTAGAAGAATTAGAAGCAATTCAGCCGAAAAACCGTATGCTTGATACAGGATTTTTCTTTAAAGAAACCGTTTATTAA
- a CDS encoding peptidase U32 family protein — translation MAIKVDEVVDGKRVITKKPELLAPAGNLEKLKVAVHYGADAVFIGGREYGLRSNADNFSMEEMAEGAAFAQKYGARIYVTTNIYAHNENIDGLEEYLEGLENAGVAGIIVADPLIIETCRKVAPSLEVHLSTQQSLANWKAVQFWKEEGLERVVLARETSAEEIREMKEKVDIEIESFIHGAMCIAYSGRCVLSNHMTARDSNRGGCCQSCRWDYGLFEMDENNEEAPLFNEGDAPFAMSPKDLNLIQSIPKMIEMGIDSLKIEGRMKSIHYVATVVTVYRKVIDAYCADPDNFTIQEEWLRELNKCANRETATAFFEGVPGHEEQMFGEHSKTTTHDFCGLVLDYNEETKMVTLQQRNFFKCGQEVEFFGPEIGTFTTVVEQIWDEKGNELDAARHPLQIVQFKVEQPLYPYNMMRKEI, via the coding sequence ATGGCAATTAAAGTAGACGAGGTTGTAGATGGAAAACGCGTTATTACTAAAAAACCAGAACTGCTTGCTCCAGCGGGGAACTTAGAAAAATTAAAAGTAGCAGTTCATTACGGAGCAGATGCGGTTTTTATCGGTGGACGTGAATATGGCCTCCGTTCAAATGCAGATAACTTCTCAATGGAAGAAATGGCTGAAGGGGCGGCTTTTGCACAGAAATATGGAGCACGCATCTATGTTACAACAAATATTTATGCGCATAATGAGAACATCGATGGCCTTGAAGAGTACCTAGAAGGTCTGGAAAATGCAGGAGTAGCAGGTATTATTGTTGCTGATCCACTCATTATTGAAACCTGTCGCAAGGTAGCTCCATCACTGGAGGTACATTTAAGTACTCAGCAGTCGCTTGCTAACTGGAAAGCTGTCCAGTTTTGGAAAGAAGAAGGATTAGAGCGCGTTGTACTTGCTCGGGAAACAAGTGCAGAAGAAATTCGTGAGATGAAGGAAAAAGTAGATATTGAAATTGAATCATTTATCCACGGTGCAATGTGTATTGCTTATTCTGGTCGATGTGTATTAAGCAATCACATGACAGCGAGGGATTCAAACCGTGGTGGTTGCTGTCAGTCATGTCGCTGGGACTATGGCTTATTCGAAATGGATGAAAATAACGAAGAAGCTCCTTTGTTTAATGAGGGGGATGCTCCATTTGCAATGAGTCCAAAAGACTTGAATTTAATTCAATCTATCCCTAAAATGATTGAGATGGGCATCGATAGTTTGAAAATTGAAGGACGTATGAAATCTATTCACTACGTTGCAACCGTTGTAACAGTTTATCGCAAAGTTATTGATGCTTACTGTGCAGACCCTGACAATTTTACAATTCAAGAAGAATGGCTAAGAGAGCTTAATAAATGTGCAAATAGAGAGACAGCAACAGCTTTCTTTGAAGGCGTACCAGGACATGAAGAGCAGATGTTTGGAGAGCATAGCAAAACAACAACACATGATTTCTGTGGACTTGTGCTTGATTATAATGAAGAAACGAAAATGGTAACATTGCAACAACGTAATTTCTTCAAATGTGGACAAGAAGTCGAGTTTTTTGGACCAGAGATTGGGACATTTACAACAGTTGTAGAGCAAATTTGGGATGAAAAAGGCAATGAGCTTGATGCAGCTAGACACCCATTGCAAATTGTTCAATTTAAAGTAGAACAACCCCTTTACCCATACAACATGATGCGGAAGGAGATTTAA
- the udk gene encoding uridine kinase, which translates to MGKKPVVIGIAGGSGSGKTTVTKAIYEHFQGHSIMLLEQDFYYKDQSSVPLEQRLQTNYDHPLAFDNDLLVEQLESLLRYESIEKPVYDYTMHTRSEEIIIEEPKDVIIVEGILVLEDDRLRDLMDIKLYVDTDADLRIVRRLLRDIKERGRSLESVIDQYVQVVRPMHNQFIEPTKRYADIIVPEGGQNHVAIDLMCTKIQTILEQNAIL; encoded by the coding sequence ATGGGGAAAAAACCAGTTGTTATTGGAATTGCAGGAGGCTCAGGCTCAGGCAAGACGACCGTAACAAAAGCAATTTATGAACATTTCCAAGGGCATTCTATTATGCTTTTAGAACAAGACTTCTATTATAAGGACCAAAGCAGTGTACCGCTTGAGCAGCGTTTGCAGACCAATTATGATCATCCGCTTGCTTTTGATAATGATCTTTTAGTAGAACAGCTTGAAAGTCTTCTTCGTTACGAGAGTATTGAAAAGCCTGTATATGACTATACAATGCATACTCGTTCTGAAGAAATCATTATTGAAGAGCCGAAAGATGTAATTATTGTAGAAGGAATTCTTGTACTAGAAGATGATCGCCTGCGTGACTTAATGGATATTAAACTTTATGTTGACACTGATGCAGATTTACGAATTGTGCGCCGTCTTCTACGTGACATTAAAGAACGTGGTCGTTCACTGGAATCTGTTATTGATCAATACGTACAAGTTGTTCGTCCAATGCACAACCAGTTCATAGAACCAACAAAACGATACGCAGATATCATTGTGCCAGAAGGTGGACAAAACCATGTCGCAATTGATTTGATGTGTACTAAGATTCAAACAATTCTTGAACAAAATGCTATTTTATAA
- the greA gene encoding transcription elongation factor GreA: MATEKEYPMTQEGKEKLEAELEQLKTVKRKEVVERIKIARSFGDLSENSEYDAAKDEQAFVEGRISTLETMIRNAKIIEGDENSSTVSLGKTITFVEQPDGDEEQYTIVGSAEADPFEGRISNDSPIAKALMGKHIGDEVLVQTPGGEMLVKITAVN, encoded by the coding sequence ATGGCAACGGAAAAAGAATATCCAATGACTCAAGAAGGGAAAGAAAAGCTTGAGGCGGAGTTAGAGCAACTGAAAACAGTAAAACGTAAAGAAGTTGTAGAGAGAATTAAAATTGCACGTAGTTTTGGAGATCTTTCAGAGAACTCAGAGTACGATGCTGCAAAAGATGAGCAAGCTTTCGTTGAAGGTCGCATTTCCACTCTTGAAACAATGATTCGTAACGCTAAGATTATTGAAGGAGACGAAAATTCTTCAACAGTCTCTCTTGGTAAAACGATTACATTTGTAGAGCAACCTGATGGAGATGAAGAACAATATACAATTGTTGGAAGCGCAGAAGCAGATCCATTTGAAGGCCGCATTTCTAATGATTCTCCAATTGCAAAAGCGCTTATGGGCAAACACATTGGTGATGAAGTTCTTGTTCAAACACCAGGTGGAGAGATGCTTGTTAAGATTACAGCTGTAAATTAA
- a CDS encoding peptidoglycan D,D-transpeptidase FtsI family protein — protein sequence MKPYKRMKKLAFILLCFMLILVARLAQIQLIQTESFSRHHINLIEASVRQRTQEMVIDDGRGKFVDQNGEPLTHHSSLSLVMFPFLKELKWPSDKVASFVGMSEYTLKDKLNKASEPVVIEKEITEAEMKSINSLKIPGLFAVPLQKDDGGHFAEHLIGLTGQNRDLLVERYDERLKEGELSTQTSVGITGLQSAFDEFLIQEEESKLLYHVDRQGNPLFGLNVKYTGAPNPFYPVKVKTTLNKEKQSAVEKIVDSSGLKQGGAVLVNIENNTVEALVSRPEINEVKPYGDGGVYNRMLIPYTPGSVFKTVIATAALEQLPNVENRTFNCSTNIYGKKAQKDQGTLSFHDSFAESCNATFGQLGKDITAKDEHMIETYAKKLGLTTKAGWSGEVFHLQNFAQLPEEKKGMVWTDNTTKSPNAISQTSIGQLNVKASPLELANMMATIGRGGKAYEVRAVDKIQYKNGNTLFSFPKQELEGGGIKRETAEKLQMLLTGVVEEEKGTGRRFASLPYEVAGKSGTAQISDKKALVNKWFAGYFPRENPKYALVVVDLSVKDEEAKTNGVFYDIVNNVYELDQQSKRK from the coding sequence ATGAAACCATATAAACGAATGAAAAAATTAGCTTTTATCCTCTTATGTTTTATGCTTATTCTTGTAGCACGTCTTGCACAAATACAGCTTATTCAAACAGAATCTTTTTCACGTCATCATATTAATTTAATAGAAGCAAGTGTGAGACAGCGTACTCAAGAAATGGTAATTGATGATGGAAGAGGAAAATTTGTAGATCAAAATGGAGAGCCGCTTACACATCATTCTTCATTATCTCTTGTTATGTTTCCTTTTTTAAAAGAACTGAAATGGCCAAGTGATAAGGTGGCGTCCTTTGTTGGCATGTCTGAATATACGCTCAAAGACAAGTTAAACAAAGCAAGTGAGCCTGTTGTCATTGAGAAAGAAATCACAGAAGCTGAAATGAAAAGCATCAATAGTTTAAAGATTCCTGGCCTTTTTGCTGTTCCTCTTCAAAAGGATGACGGAGGACATTTTGCAGAACATTTAATTGGTTTGACAGGACAAAACAGAGATCTCCTTGTCGAACGTTATGATGAGAGACTAAAAGAAGGAGAACTGTCTACTCAAACGTCTGTTGGTATTACAGGACTGCAGTCAGCTTTTGATGAGTTTTTAATTCAGGAAGAGGAGTCGAAGCTTCTCTATCATGTAGATCGGCAAGGAAACCCATTGTTTGGCTTAAACGTAAAGTATACAGGAGCTCCTAACCCTTTTTATCCTGTTAAAGTGAAAACAACGCTCAATAAAGAAAAGCAGAGTGCAGTAGAAAAAATTGTAGATAGCAGCGGTTTGAAGCAAGGTGGAGCAGTTCTTGTGAACATTGAAAATAACACTGTTGAAGCACTTGTAAGCCGCCCTGAGATTAATGAAGTCAAGCCTTATGGAGATGGTGGGGTCTATAACCGTATGCTTATTCCTTATACCCCTGGATCTGTTTTCAAAACCGTTATTGCAACTGCAGCTCTTGAACAATTACCAAACGTGGAGAATCGAACATTTAATTGTTCAACAAATATTTACGGAAAAAAAGCTCAAAAAGACCAAGGCACATTATCTTTTCACGATAGTTTTGCAGAAAGCTGTAATGCCACATTTGGACAGCTTGGAAAAGACATAACGGCAAAAGACGAGCATATGATAGAAACGTATGCTAAAAAGCTAGGATTAACAACGAAGGCAGGTTGGAGCGGGGAAGTGTTCCATCTTCAAAACTTTGCACAGCTTCCAGAAGAGAAAAAGGGAATGGTGTGGACAGATAATACGACTAAAAGTCCAAATGCGATTTCCCAAACATCAATTGGACAGCTGAATGTCAAAGCTTCACCATTAGAGCTTGCAAACATGATGGCGACTATTGGACGTGGAGGGAAGGCATATGAAGTGAGAGCGGTTGATAAGATTCAATATAAAAATGGAAATACGCTCTTCTCCTTTCCAAAACAGGAGTTAGAAGGTGGTGGGATTAAGAGAGAAACGGCTGAAAAGCTTCAAATGCTTCTTACGGGTGTTGTAGAGGAAGAAAAAGGAACAGGACGTCGCTTTGCTTCTCTTCCATATGAAGTAGCTGGAAAATCAGGCACTGCACAAATCAGTGATAAAAAAGCGCTTGTTAATAAGTGGTTTGCTGGCTATTTTCCAAGAGAAAATCCAAAGTATGCTCTTGTGGTTGTTGATTTATCGGTAAAAGATGAAGAGGCTAAAACAAATGGCGTATTTTATGATATAGTAAACAATGTGTATGAGCTAGACCAACAGAGTAAACGTAAATGA
- a CDS encoding YrrS family protein, which translates to MENRRSQRHDKSRKMNRVYNVLIAVVAVLIVLIAGTMFMNGKDDKQSTTANSDQKSANVQNDNSNSEEDNAEQNKDSDDSSDKSSNEASNDSSASDSEDEEQVATNDDEDESSNDAEEEKTSKDDETATKEDDDEDEKEDSSSAASSKEEIKENKEKEAGSHTASYDKGSSDWNAQLQAVSGATGVSTDDMTVLWLGRNPGGTAGSESQATIKSKSTGEQYKVQIRWVEGEGWQPIGTEKVN; encoded by the coding sequence ATGGAAAATAGACGATCACAAAGACACGATAAAAGTCGCAAAATGAATCGCGTTTATAACGTGCTTATTGCTGTTGTGGCTGTCTTAATTGTCCTTATTGCTGGAACAATGTTTATGAATGGTAAAGATGATAAGCAAAGTACTACAGCGAATAGTGACCAAAAGTCGGCAAACGTTCAAAACGATAATAGCAATAGTGAAGAAGATAACGCAGAGCAAAATAAAGATAGTGATGATTCTTCAGATAAATCATCAAATGAAGCATCAAATGATTCTTCAGCAAGTGATAGTGAAGATGAAGAGCAAGTAGCAACAAACGATGATGAAGACGAATCATCAAATGATGCAGAAGAAGAAAAAACTTCAAAAGATGATGAAACAGCAACAAAAGAGGACGATGACGAAGACGAAAAAGAAGATTCTTCATCAGCCGCTTCAAGTAAGGAAGAAATTAAAGAAAATAAAGAAAAAGAAGCAGGAAGTCATACAGCATCATATGACAAAGGTTCTTCTGATTGGAATGCACAGCTTCAAGCTGTAAGTGGAGCAACAGGTGTTTCAACAGATGATATGACAGTTCTTTGGTTAGGACGTAATCCTGGTGGAACTGCTGGAAGTGAATCACAAGCAACAATCAAATCCAAATCAACTGGTGAACAATATAAAGTTCAAATCCGCTGGGTTGAAGGTGAAGGCTGGCAGCCGATTGGAACAGAAAAAGTAAATTAA
- a CDS encoding DUF2536 family protein: MGLQLQMIQDKVEFFEETSIEKLESKINEQIENNRAIFLEVHHVGHQTIVHPETGARLYTAVVHFKFKK, from the coding sequence ATGGGGTTACAGCTACAAATGATTCAAGATAAAGTCGAATTTTTTGAGGAGACAAGCATCGAAAAACTCGAATCAAAAATCAATGAGCAAATTGAAAATAACCGAGCTATTTTTCTAGAAGTACATCATGTTGGACATCAAACAATCGTTCATCCTGAGACAGGTGCTCGTCTTTATACAGCTGTTGTTCATTTTAAATTTAAAAAATAG
- the mtnN gene encoding 5'-methylthioadenosine/S-adenosylhomocysteine nucleosidase has protein sequence MKIAIIGAMEEEVTIIREKLTDRDVTVIAGCEYTTGKYEGKEIILLKSGIGKVTAALSTAVLLERFNPDYIINTGSAGGFNPELNVGDVVISSEVRHHDVDVTIFNYEYGQVPNMPAAFLPDEKLVAVAEKSAEEIQGMKIVTGLIATGDSFMNDADRVEFVRSKFPALQAAEMEAAAVAQVCHQFGAPFVIIRSLSDIAGKESNISFDQYLPKAAKNSADLILRMVEKI, from the coding sequence ATGAAAATCGCAATTATTGGAGCAATGGAAGAAGAAGTGACAATCATACGAGAAAAATTAACAGACCGCGATGTAACGGTTATTGCAGGCTGTGAATATACAACAGGAAAATATGAAGGAAAAGAAATTATCTTACTAAAATCAGGTATTGGAAAAGTAACCGCAGCTTTATCAACAGCTGTTCTACTTGAAAGATTCAATCCTGATTATATTATTAATACAGGCTCTGCTGGTGGTTTCAATCCAGAGCTAAACGTTGGAGACGTTGTTATTTCTTCAGAAGTTCGCCATCATGATGTAGATGTAACCATCTTCAACTATGAATATGGTCAAGTGCCAAATATGCCTGCAGCATTTTTACCAGATGAGAAGCTTGTTGCTGTAGCAGAGAAAAGTGCGGAAGAAATCCAAGGTATGAAGATTGTTACAGGACTTATTGCAACAGGAGACTCATTTATGAACGATGCTGATCGCGTAGAGTTTGTGCGTTCTAAATTTCCAGCACTTCAAGCAGCTGAAATGGAAGCTGCCGCTGTTGCTCAAGTTTGTCATCAGTTCGGAGCACCGTTTGTTATTATTCGTTCTCTTTCAGATATTGCTGGAAAAGAATCAAATATTTCATTTGATCAGTATTTACCAAAAGCAGCGAAAAATTCTGCAGACCTTATTTTAAGAATGGTTGAAAAAATCTAA
- a CDS encoding YrhC family protein, whose protein sequence is MKTNAARQVRAKIEDYTRFIYILLALSGFLYIGTLISNHEHHGGTMTIMMSGTFVLLLVSFLFSYKVKKLRSSLEE, encoded by the coding sequence TTGAAAACAAATGCAGCACGTCAAGTACGAGCGAAAATTGAAGATTATACACGTTTTATTTATATTTTACTCGCATTGAGCGGATTCTTATATATTGGCACTTTAATTAGCAATCATGAGCACCATGGTGGCACAATGACAATTATGATGAGTGGGACTTTTGTGCTTCTACTCGTTTCTTTTCTATTTAGTTACAAAGTCAAAAAACTGCGTAGCTCTTTAGAAGAATAA
- the sigK gene encoding RNA polymerase sporulation sigma factor SigK translates to MPGFFTTLSYFVKELVFLVSYVKNNAFPQPLSPQEEKKYLLLMEQGDAHARNMLIEHNLRLVAHIVKKFENTGEDSEDLISIGTIGLIKAIESYSQGKGTKLATYAARCIENEILMHLRALKKTKKDVSLHDPIGQDKEGNEISLIDVLKSEADDVIETIQLNMELEKIREYIDILDDREREVIVGRFGLDLKKEKTQREIAKELGISRSYVSRIEKRALMKMFHEFYRAEKEKKKKKNSLD, encoded by the coding sequence ATGCCCGGCTTTTTTACGACTTTAAGTTACTTTGTTAAAGAGCTTGTTTTCCTTGTTTCCTACGTTAAAAACAACGCTTTTCCACAACCTCTCTCGCCGCAAGAAGAAAAAAAATACTTACTGCTTATGGAGCAAGGGGACGCACATGCTCGCAATATGTTAATTGAACATAACTTACGTCTTGTGGCACACATTGTAAAGAAATTTGAAAATACAGGAGAAGACTCAGAAGATCTTATCTCTATTGGAACAATCGGGCTTATTAAAGCAATTGAGAGCTATTCACAAGGTAAAGGAACGAAACTTGCCACATACGCTGCTAGATGTATTGAAAATGAAATCTTAATGCATCTCCGTGCTCTAAAGAAAACAAAAAAAGATGTTTCTCTTCATGATCCAATCGGGCAAGATAAGGAAGGAAATGAAATTTCTTTAATTGATGTGTTAAAATCTGAAGCAGACGACGTAATTGAAACGATTCAGCTTAATATGGAACTTGAAAAGATTCGTGAATATATCGATATTCTGGACGATAGAGAGCGAGAAGTGATTGTTGGACGGTTCGGACTTGATTTAAAGAAAGAGAAAACACAGCGAGAAATTGCAAAAGAGCTAGGAATTTCAAGGAGTTATGTATCACGAATTGAGAAGAGAGCTCTAATGAAGATGTTTCATGAATTTTATCGTGCCGAAAAAGAAAAGAAGAAAAAGAAAAACAGCCTTGATTAA
- a CDS encoding MOSC domain-containing protein: MFQKIEAKVLGVFMATEKGSFITEERAEVQVEFGGIPGDLHFGLTKKAGEREPMYEKGTEIFNRRQISIVSAEECAEVAQLLKIEEVRPEWLGANLIVEGIDDFTLLKEGSRIVFPSGAALLCEGVNHPCIHPGKVIQSQYPEKKIAGKFVKMAYDRRGIVCIVEKTGIIKKGDKAVIHSYEPFKGKVELSN; this comes from the coding sequence ATGTTTCAAAAAATAGAAGCAAAAGTTTTAGGGGTTTTTATGGCAACAGAGAAGGGTTCATTTATTACGGAAGAACGAGCAGAAGTACAGGTGGAATTTGGAGGAATTCCTGGGGATCTTCATTTTGGTTTAACGAAGAAAGCTGGAGAAAGAGAGCCAATGTATGAAAAGGGAACAGAGATTTTTAATCGAAGACAAATTTCTATCGTTTCAGCTGAAGAATGTGCAGAAGTGGCGCAATTATTGAAAATTGAGGAAGTGCGTCCTGAATGGCTTGGAGCAAACCTTATTGTGGAAGGAATCGATGATTTTACACTTTTAAAAGAAGGAAGCCGCATTGTTTTTCCTAGCGGAGCAGCTTTACTTTGTGAAGGGGTCAATCATCCTTGTATCCATCCAGGAAAGGTTATTCAAAGTCAGTATCCCGAAAAAAAGATAGCCGGAAAATTTGTGAAGATGGCTTATGATAGAAGAGGAATCGTTTGTATTGTAGAAAAAACAGGCATAATAAAAAAGGGAGACAAGGCAGTTATTCATTCTTATGAACCTTTTAAAGGGAAAGTTGAACTTTCAAATTAG
- the pssA gene encoding CDP-diacylglycerol--serine O-phosphatidyltransferase, which yields MFLLDYLDHTLKKLKAHSANCLTLINLSLGTFALISIFHHEFRLSLFLIFLAAFADRFDGMVARKFGIESEFGKQLDSMCDIISFGIAPALLVYQGVLHEYGTPGTLFTIFYVACSAMRLARFNISENNGYFTGLPITAAGCLITFSFLFHKMIPGHLFMFLVVILSVLMISNFKLKKV from the coding sequence TTGTTTTTATTAGATTATCTTGATCATACTTTAAAAAAGCTTAAAGCCCATTCTGCGAATTGTTTAACGTTAATAAATCTGTCTTTAGGAACTTTTGCTCTTATCTCTATTTTTCATCATGAATTTCGATTAAGCTTGTTTCTCATTTTTCTTGCTGCATTTGCTGACAGATTTGACGGCATGGTTGCTCGAAAATTTGGTATTGAATCTGAATTTGGTAAACAACTAGACTCCATGTGTGACATTATTTCATTTGGAATCGCACCAGCTTTACTCGTTTATCAAGGCGTATTACATGAATATGGAACACCTGGCACGCTTTTTACAATTTTTTATGTAGCCTGCAGTGCTATGCGCCTCGCACGCTTTAACATTTCAGAAAACAACGGATATTTTACAGGTCTTCCTATTACAGCAGCAGGCTGTTTAATCACATTTTCTTTTTTGTTTCACAAAATGATTCCAGGGCACCTTTTCATGTTTCTAGTAGTGATTTTATCCGTTCTAATGATTAGTAACTTCAAACTTAAAAAAGTATAA
- a CDS encoding phosphatidylserine decarboxylase, which translates to MKKILYQSFIELTNKPFTSKLIERFSCSPFSRKFIRSYAKIYNVKQEEMSKKLSEYGTLHELFTRKLKDQARPFSLQKEVIISPVDGEIEQYGTLTNKTEMIVKEKPYSVKELVGNEYELQKYIGGTYFILYLSPSDYHRIHSPADANIIKTWTLGNKSYPVNQLGLKYGKAPLVKNYRKLTELAYNEHRFLLVKVGAMFVNSITMTHDEKSINKGDEIAYFSFGSTVILLFEKDSFVTDESIQKGQKVKVGQTLGRFQS; encoded by the coding sequence ATGAAAAAAATCCTTTATCAATCTTTTATAGAATTAACAAATAAACCTTTTACTTCAAAGTTAATAGAGCGTTTTTCGTGCTCTCCGTTTAGCAGAAAATTCATTCGTTCATATGCAAAAATTTATAATGTTAAACAGGAAGAAATGAGCAAGAAACTTAGTGAATACGGAACGCTACACGAACTTTTTACTAGAAAGCTAAAAGATCAAGCTCGCCCATTTTCTTTACAAAAAGAGGTGATTATTAGTCCTGTAGATGGGGAAATCGAACAATACGGTACTTTAACAAATAAAACAGAAATGATTGTAAAAGAAAAGCCGTATTCTGTAAAAGAGCTTGTTGGAAATGAGTACGAACTGCAAAAGTATATAGGCGGTACTTATTTTATCTTATATCTGAGTCCGAGTGACTATCATCGAATTCATAGTCCGGCTGATGCCAATATTATTAAGACATGGACTCTTGGAAATAAGTCATATCCAGTAAATCAGCTTGGTTTAAAATACGGCAAAGCACCGTTAGTGAAAAATTATCGCAAGTTAACAGAACTTGCTTATAATGAGCATCGTTTTTTATTAGTAAAAGTTGGCGCAATGTTTGTAAATAGCATTACAATGACTCATGATGAGAAGTCTATTAACAAAGGAGACGAAATTGCGTATTTTTCATTCGGCTCAACTGTCATTTTACTTTTTGAAAAAGATTCTTTTGTAACAGATGAATCGATTCAAAAAGGTCAAAAAGTGAAGGTTGGCCAAACGCTCGGTCGATTTCAATCGTGA
- a CDS encoding sporulation histidine kinase inhibitor Sda yields the protein MEKLSDKVLVESYCKANELKLSPEFIKLIEKEIERRSLHAKIKISS from the coding sequence GTGGAAAAGCTGTCAGATAAGGTATTAGTTGAATCATATTGCAAAGCAAATGAATTAAAATTAAGTCCTGAATTTATTAAGCTTATCGAGAAAGAAATTGAAAGACGTTCTCTTCATGCTAAAATCAAAATTTCTTCCTAA